Genomic DNA from uncultured Vibrio sp.:
TGTAACTTTTTATCAGTCCACAGAAGCACTTAATCATGCGATCAAATTGAAACCTGACCAGTGCCGCTGTGGATTGGTTTTACTTCTTTAATACGAATTACTTGGTTTGTTCCTGAAAGTACTTCTCAGAACCAGGGTGTAGTGGAACACCATCCAGTTTGGTCATATTTTCGATCGTGGTGAACTTAGTCACACCCAGAACCTGACGAATCTCGTCGATGTGCTCAAACGTGGTTTTTGTCATCTCATAAGCCATGTCTTCGCTCATATTTTTATTTACAACCAGAACGTTCCATACCGCAGGTACTTTAAACGCTGGCACTTTATTGTAAGAGTCAGCTGGTACATCAAGTTCCAGGTAGGAAGGGTGCTCTGCGGCAATTTTCTTCAACTCTTCATCACTGAAACTCAAAACGCGAATGTCACGAGTCAGAGCCAGTTCCGTGATCGCACCAACACCTACACTACCAACGATGACTCCTGCATCAATCTGGTTATTCGCGATAGCACTGGTGGTTGCAGTGTAGTTCAAAGACTGAGCTTTGATGTCATCTTCTGTGACACCTAATGTGTTAAGGATATTTACCGCACTTACGCGCGTACCTGAACCCGGCGCCCCAAGAGAAACGCGTTTGCCTTTCAGATCAGCAACAGATTTGATGTCTGAGTCAGCAGGCACAATGAACTGTACGGCATTCGGATAAAGTGCAAATAGTACCGCAACGTCCATCTTGCGAGGAAACGGCTTCGTTCCTTCATACGCTTGCAGCACAACGTTACCTTGAGCAATACCAGCAAGCTGCTTGTTGGTAGACACTTTAATGGTGTTTTCAACTGAGGCAGCAGTCACTTCAGCGCGCATGTTAAAGTCCGGTAGATTCTCGCTCCAAATCTTCGCCAACATGCCACCTAGCGGGTAATAAGTACCACTTTGACTACCGGTACCAATAGTGTAATTTTCCGCCATTGTTGATGCTGAAAATACAACAGCCAGTGCCACTAGCCCATTCCTTAGTGCTTGGTACATAAATGCTCCTTGTTCTTTTAGATTGGTTGTTCTAGCCAAATAACCTGGTGATATTTAGGTACGCACACGTCTGTGTTCTGAACCCTGTATCTTGAAGTCATTTGGATATAGTTCATAAAGTTATGGTGTGCTCAGGGAGAAATAGCAAACGAGAATGAGATGAAATGAGAGCTTTGTGCGCTATTTGTGTGCCACTCAGACACGGATTGAAACTTTTCCCTGTAACCTATATCAGCCAGAAACCGTGGGAGAACACGGCTAAAAACCTGACTGAATTCGCAACAAAACAATGAGATTTGTTTTTCTCCCTACCATGGAGTACTGCGAGTGCGGGCTAATATTTATATACTTTGCTTCAATTTGCAATCATTAAAAATGTAAACCTAGACAAGTAAAATATGATCAAAAAAGCGATAACATAAACGCTCAGAATGAATACGCCACATTTTAAATCAATGTATTATCGTTGAGTTATTATTTTTTACTATCACTAATAAAGTACGCCAAACCTCGGATAGACGGATTGGCCAAGTGTATATAAAAGCAGCAATAAAGAATAAAAAATAGCAAAAAACAAACGCTAATTTGATTACTAAATGTAACATTATTGAGGAAGGTATCCTTGGCAAACCAACCACAAAACTGATCATCCTGCTCTACACAAGCAGAACAGGATAAGCGTGTTACATAATGCCATTACTTATGCATCTCTATTATATGACTTCAACCAACTCACTTTTTGGATCGCCGGACAACTCCCAGGTACATATGCCACCTAAATTAGACTGCTTTGCCGTTCATTTGCTCATCAAGGTTGAGAACCGTTAATGCGTTACTGACGCTAGTGGCAAT
This window encodes:
- a CDS encoding TAXI family TRAP transporter solute-binding subunit — protein: MYQALRNGLVALAVVFSASTMAENYTIGTGSQSGTYYPLGGMLAKIWSENLPDFNMRAEVTAASVENTIKVSTNKQLAGIAQGNVVLQAYEGTKPFPRKMDVAVLFALYPNAVQFIVPADSDIKSVADLKGKRVSLGAPGSGTRVSAVNILNTLGVTEDDIKAQSLNYTATTSAIANNQIDAGVIVGSVGVGAITELALTRDIRVLSFSDEELKKIAAEHPSYLELDVPADSYNKVPAFKVPAVWNVLVVNKNMSEDMAYEMTKTTFEHIDEIRQVLGVTKFTTIENMTKLDGVPLHPGSEKYFQEQTK